In Nocardioides dokdonensis FR1436, the following are encoded in one genomic region:
- a CDS encoding M48 family metalloprotease, with product MLVLAGGGLTITALAAAPQLAGPAMLATMTAAVAFLGLRVAFDRREEIAADLFAVDLTRDLDAAAELMRFYEDNVARLLPDGGLGRAWARLERRWFATHPEPQARLAAMRRHLVDQAAD from the coding sequence GTGCTCGTGCTCGCCGGCGGCGGCCTCACGATCACGGCGCTCGCGGCTGCGCCGCAGCTGGCCGGCCCGGCGATGCTGGCCACGATGACTGCCGCCGTCGCGTTCCTGGGCTTGCGCGTCGCCTTCGACCGGCGGGAGGAGATCGCCGCCGATCTGTTCGCCGTCGACCTGACGCGTGACCTGGACGCGGCCGCCGAGCTGATGCGGTTCTACGAGGACAACGTCGCCCGGCTGCTGCCTGATGGTGGTCTCGGCCGAGCGTGGGCGCGGCTCGAGCGACGCTGGTTCGCCACCCACCCTGAGCCGCAGGCACGGCTCGCCGCCATGCGCCGCCACCTGGTCGACCAGGCGGCCGACTAG
- a CDS encoding type IV secretory system conjugative DNA transfer family protein: MKLRFNPWDVGWRIGDAHEPRGGELWVPWDRTAGVIGPQGSGKTLDLLTPALLSAPGAALVTLTKVEDLVLSLTERSRDDRPCVVLDPFGLAEGVVDELIWDPIAGCVDPKVAERRAKAFTAGTVKGAITGGTGDDAARFYAAESAKVLQGYFHAAALTGKTLEDVLQWVANPTAASQPMEILRRHPHAEPFWHGLLHGALNGDDRTAGNTITTVQQAVSLFFQADIRRRCVPSHGHPATDLADVIRRRGTIYLLGREDPYASASPLMTAVAEHVLDTGLLLANSSPWGGRLCPPLVSVLDELPSTAPLPTLRTRMANERALGLSFIWAAQTRPQLTSIFGEHEARALLGLTNTLVMFGGSKDVAFNQEISDLLGTVRIGRVTHSTGGFNGGSRNFSGDDIPIMRPEEVRQLPERRALVIAENGKPIIAKLHRCVEGKAGERLLADQRTLRARLTNDRRMVITPEARATAALVEARRLGFVDDETEPTRSEL, from the coding sequence ATGAAGCTGAGGTTTAACCCGTGGGACGTGGGCTGGCGCATCGGGGACGCGCACGAGCCGCGTGGCGGCGAGCTGTGGGTGCCGTGGGACCGCACCGCCGGCGTCATTGGCCCGCAGGGCTCCGGCAAGACCCTCGACCTGCTCACCCCGGCGCTGCTCAGTGCCCCGGGCGCTGCCCTGGTCACCCTGACGAAGGTCGAGGACCTGGTGCTGAGCCTCACCGAACGCTCCCGCGACGACCGGCCGTGCGTGGTCCTCGACCCGTTCGGGCTGGCCGAGGGCGTCGTCGACGAGCTGATCTGGGACCCGATCGCCGGCTGTGTGGACCCCAAGGTCGCCGAGCGGCGAGCCAAGGCCTTCACCGCCGGCACCGTCAAGGGTGCGATCACCGGCGGCACCGGGGACGATGCCGCCCGGTTCTACGCCGCGGAGTCGGCGAAGGTGCTGCAGGGCTACTTCCACGCCGCGGCCCTGACCGGGAAGACCCTCGAGGACGTCCTGCAGTGGGTCGCGAACCCGACCGCGGCCAGCCAGCCGATGGAGATCCTGCGCCGGCACCCGCACGCCGAGCCGTTCTGGCACGGCCTGCTGCACGGGGCGCTCAACGGCGACGACCGCACCGCCGGCAACACGATCACCACGGTGCAGCAGGCGGTGTCGTTGTTCTTTCAGGCCGACATCCGCCGCCGCTGCGTCCCCAGCCACGGGCACCCGGCTACCGACCTGGCCGACGTGATCCGTCGACGCGGCACCATCTACCTCCTGGGCCGCGAAGACCCCTACGCCTCGGCCAGCCCGCTGATGACCGCGGTGGCCGAGCACGTCTTGGACACCGGGCTGCTGCTGGCCAACAGCTCACCGTGGGGCGGCCGGCTGTGCCCGCCGCTGGTCTCGGTGCTCGACGAGCTGCCATCGACCGCACCGCTGCCGACCCTGCGCACCCGGATGGCCAACGAGCGCGCCCTGGGCCTGTCGTTCATCTGGGCCGCCCAGACTCGTCCCCAGCTGACCAGCATCTTCGGCGAGCACGAGGCCCGGGCACTGCTCGGGCTCACCAACACCCTGGTGATGTTCGGCGGGTCGAAGGACGTCGCGTTCAACCAGGAGATCTCCGACCTGCTCGGAACAGTCCGCATCGGTCGCGTCACCCACTCCACCGGGGGGTTCAACGGCGGTAGCCGCAACTTCTCCGGCGACGACATCCCCATCATGCGTCCCGAGGAGGTCCGCCAGCTCCCCGAGCGACGGGCACTGGTGATCGCCGAGAACGGCAAGCCGATCATCGCCAAGCTGCACCGCTGCGTGGAGGGCAAGGCCGGCGAGCGGCTCCTGGCCGACCAGCGGACGCTGCGCGCGCGGCTCACCAACGACCGCCGCATGGTCATCACCCCCGAGGCCCGGGCCACCGCCGCCCTCGTCGAGGCGCGCCGCCTCGGCTTCGTCGACGACGAGACCGAACCAACAAGGAGTGAGCTGTGA
- a CDS encoding peptidoglycan DD-metalloendopeptidase family protein translates to MKKLLLAGLPVLIVFMALPFVVTLMVVMTTTAAAECRTQTSETAPTELGDLGVIDGPVGGPVKGKVTMAQANIPRRSGLDGFRASMPRVLSTNPDFVSLNEASGWSLAQIEAAAPGYDAFRVADHTGDNNSMGNVVLWKRDTWSKANGGRVTLAVDDNTYYKGRPVTWDRFATWVILERADGAVVSVISTHHMTNPHKYPRQHSNPPLTRPQQYGAGMDILLQLRNSLATHGPVLIGGDMNTHASYTDLPWTAAAKMKAAGYGWHNHSVDFIFFPQYQGVRLEGGWDGTMVSDHHWIAARIAMNGAGPESAPTTAATSEGVVNAAHTTRTSAEPPSGDVLAQLMQLRFASSYPTLTTEQARNAITIAQVARDLQVPRYGLQIAIATAIQESKLVNLTGGDRDSGGLFQQRPSTGWGSRAEVTNPVLAARAFFGKAQHTGNPGLLDIPGWQDMPLTQAAQAVQRSGFPDAYAQWEGVAGDITELLGGDLPDLPGVDGEVSNASNCEDTVNPITVGTLNILGAGHTDNQAGGGNEKAGYATWDKRLPGALSAIENAGVSIAGLQEVHGPQAKALAERYSAKWGMYPATGNTQNKVIWDRGSWQMTDSRLVQIPYFNGKDVGMPVVQLTGAADSVNAGQVIWVWSIHNPANTQGNASGHRQEALRRQLATMTELAGTGTPAVILGDFNDGKDGQNSSHCALTPELSNAFGGSAEPCKKPKQDAPIDHIYGANLTWASAEVDNSTQANKIADHPLVTATTAGSSAGCAVATETNYNLGPVKPQLTQLVNILGPMFDIKTVGGYRESATDPHGHPAGLAADFMVPLTPAGKAQGDALVAYAQAHARELGIDYIIWYQRIWSVARADEGWRPMEDRGSATANHLDHPHINVLPNAQVSPVGLEGASCDEVVYPVPAQYIGTDRKNWHDTGPYWTNWHTGTDFSAPCDTTVYAAHAGTIEIDTSQSWAGKQLVKVTTGAGSLTTWYAHMQSVTVSRGQTVAAGEPIGEVGKEGNGSGCHLHFEVHLENGSIYGPDNVDPSTWLAENASKSSRSV, encoded by the coding sequence GTGAAGAAGCTACTCCTCGCCGGACTGCCGGTCCTGATCGTCTTCATGGCCCTGCCGTTCGTCGTCACCCTGATGGTGGTCATGACCACGACCGCGGCAGCCGAGTGCCGCACCCAGACCAGCGAGACCGCACCCACTGAGCTCGGCGACCTCGGTGTCATCGACGGTCCCGTGGGCGGTCCGGTCAAGGGCAAGGTCACCATGGCGCAGGCCAACATCCCGCGCCGCTCCGGTCTCGACGGCTTCCGGGCCTCCATGCCCCGGGTGCTGTCGACGAACCCCGACTTCGTGAGCCTCAACGAGGCCAGCGGCTGGAGCCTGGCGCAGATCGAGGCGGCCGCCCCCGGCTACGACGCGTTCCGGGTCGCCGACCACACCGGCGACAACAACTCGATGGGCAACGTCGTGCTGTGGAAGCGCGACACCTGGTCCAAGGCCAACGGTGGCCGGGTCACCCTCGCCGTCGACGACAACACCTACTACAAGGGCCGCCCGGTCACCTGGGATCGGTTCGCCACCTGGGTGATCCTCGAGCGCGCCGACGGCGCCGTGGTGTCGGTGATCTCGACCCACCACATGACCAACCCGCACAAGTACCCCCGCCAGCACAGCAACCCGCCGCTGACCCGGCCCCAGCAGTACGGCGCCGGCATGGACATCCTGCTGCAGCTGCGGAACTCCCTGGCCACCCACGGCCCGGTGCTCATCGGCGGCGACATGAACACCCACGCCTCCTACACCGACCTCCCGTGGACGGCGGCCGCCAAGATGAAGGCCGCCGGCTACGGCTGGCACAACCACTCGGTCGACTTCATCTTCTTCCCCCAGTACCAGGGCGTGCGGCTCGAGGGCGGCTGGGACGGGACCATGGTCTCCGACCACCACTGGATCGCCGCCCGCATCGCCATGAACGGCGCCGGCCCCGAGAGCGCCCCCACGACCGCGGCCACCAGCGAAGGTGTGGTGAACGCCGCCCACACCACAAGGACGTCGGCCGAGCCCCCGTCCGGCGACGTGCTCGCCCAGCTGATGCAGCTGCGGTTCGCCTCCAGCTACCCGACCCTGACCACCGAGCAGGCCCGCAATGCGATCACCATCGCCCAGGTTGCCCGCGACCTCCAGGTTCCCCGCTACGGGCTGCAGATCGCGATCGCCACCGCGATCCAGGAGTCCAAGCTGGTCAACCTCACCGGCGGCGACCGCGACTCCGGCGGCCTGTTCCAGCAGCGTCCCTCGACCGGCTGGGGGAGCCGTGCTGAGGTCACCAACCCCGTCCTCGCCGCGCGTGCCTTCTTCGGCAAGGCCCAGCACACCGGCAACCCCGGCCTGCTCGACATCCCCGGCTGGCAGGACATGCCGCTCACGCAGGCGGCCCAGGCTGTGCAGCGCTCCGGCTTCCCCGACGCCTACGCCCAGTGGGAGGGCGTCGCCGGCGACATCACCGAGCTGCTCGGCGGCGACCTACCCGACCTGCCAGGCGTCGACGGCGAGGTCTCGAACGCGAGCAACTGCGAGGACACCGTCAACCCGATCACCGTCGGGACCTTGAACATCTTGGGCGCCGGCCACACCGACAACCAGGCGGGCGGCGGCAACGAGAAGGCCGGGTACGCCACCTGGGACAAGCGTCTGCCCGGGGCACTCAGCGCGATCGAGAACGCCGGCGTCTCCATCGCCGGCCTCCAGGAGGTCCATGGCCCCCAGGCCAAGGCCCTGGCTGAGCGCTACTCGGCCAAGTGGGGCATGTACCCGGCCACCGGCAACACCCAGAACAAGGTGATCTGGGATCGCGGCAGCTGGCAGATGACCGACTCACGCCTCGTCCAGATCCCGTACTTCAACGGCAAGGACGTCGGGATGCCGGTCGTCCAGCTGACGGGTGCGGCCGACAGCGTCAACGCCGGGCAGGTCATCTGGGTCTGGAGCATCCACAACCCCGCCAACACGCAAGGGAACGCCTCCGGGCACCGCCAGGAGGCGCTGCGCCGCCAGCTGGCCACCATGACCGAGCTCGCCGGCACCGGCACCCCGGCGGTGATCCTGGGCGACTTCAACGACGGCAAGGACGGCCAGAACTCCTCACACTGCGCGCTGACCCCTGAACTGAGCAACGCCTTCGGCGGATCAGCGGAGCCCTGCAAGAAGCCCAAGCAGGACGCGCCGATCGACCACATCTACGGCGCCAACCTCACCTGGGCCAGCGCCGAGGTCGACAACAGCACCCAGGCCAACAAGATCGCTGACCACCCGCTGGTGACCGCCACCACCGCCGGCAGCAGCGCGGGCTGCGCGGTGGCGACCGAGACCAACTACAACCTCGGCCCGGTCAAGCCGCAGCTGACGCAGCTGGTCAACATCCTCGGCCCGATGTTCGACATCAAGACCGTCGGCGGCTACCGCGAGAGCGCCACCGACCCCCACGGCCACCCGGCCGGCCTGGCGGCCGACTTCATGGTCCCGCTGACTCCCGCCGGCAAGGCCCAGGGGGACGCGCTCGTGGCGTACGCCCAGGCCCACGCCCGCGAGCTCGGGATCGACTACATCATCTGGTACCAGCGCATCTGGTCGGTCGCGCGAGCCGACGAGGGCTGGCGGCCGATGGAGGACCGAGGCTCGGCTACCGCGAACCACCTGGACCACCCGCACATCAACGTGCTCCCCAACGCCCAGGTCTCCCCGGTCGGCCTCGAGGGCGCGTCCTGCGACGAGGTGGTCTACCCGGTTCCCGCGCAGTACATCGGAACGGACCGGAAGAACTGGCACGACACCGGCCCCTACTGGACCAACTGGCACACCGGAACCGACTTCTCCGCCCCGTGCGACACGACCGTCTACGCCGCCCACGCCGGCACCATCGAGATCGACACCAGCCAGAGCTGGGCCGGCAAGCAGCTGGTCAAGGTCACCACCGGCGCCGGCTCTCTGACCACCTGGTACGCGCACATGCAGAGCGTCACCGTCAGCCGCGGCCAGACCGTCGCTGCCGGCGAGCCGATCGGTGAGGTCGGCAAGGAGGGAAACGGCTCCGGGTGCCACCTTCACTTCGAGGTCCACCTCGAGAACGGCTCCATCTACGGACCCGACAACGTCGACCCCTCGACCTGGCTGGCTGAAAACGCCTCGAAGTCGAGCCGGTCTGTGTGA
- a CDS encoding ATP-binding protein, whose translation MPTTTRRNRGGADRGRDMAALLSDFGHDLPTIPPLAPEAKEPRIFKYAPRRGAARRGRGWAPVTAPAQAWRMTSDQAPVFWPFVSAPALPPTGAQMGVDQLSGGSFYCDPFGWVLRDDVSATNPNIFQFAKPGTGKSGTTKAFCTRMMPFGYRTLVLGDPKDEYESLCRALGVEPFVIAPGFWARINPLAMGPLGHDWEKLSAEEAQRRTTIIFKRWLVLIRGLVGSMKLDDQRRVPFGPDESDVVRNALAILTGYAAGNSILTETTIPRLWDLLRNPTEELVRACEYGNTRQFLDQTRLLRNALGELVTGTLAGLFDDFTNIEVDWRAPIQSFSLSRLDGLGDEAVGIALLCMNSWGRGLREIAEPGDLRIVVRDEVWKQMRLGVSAVMSFDADLRLSRGMAGKGGDIQFANLHKPSDLLSVGDADSQAAMIAKDLLELADIKILGGQKPRVARELDSMLGFGPIAQDLVSGWAMQDKGRALWCVGDATYKVQTVLHPLEKKLYYTNEAIEAAG comes from the coding sequence ATGCCCACCACGACCCGCCGGAACCGCGGCGGCGCCGATCGAGGCAGGGACATGGCGGCCTTGTTGTCCGACTTCGGCCACGACCTGCCCACGATCCCCCCGCTCGCCCCGGAGGCCAAGGAGCCCCGGATCTTCAAGTACGCCCCGCGCCGCGGTGCAGCTCGTCGCGGCCGCGGCTGGGCGCCCGTCACGGCCCCGGCGCAGGCCTGGCGGATGACCAGTGACCAAGCACCGGTGTTCTGGCCGTTCGTGTCCGCGCCGGCCCTGCCGCCGACCGGGGCGCAGATGGGCGTCGACCAGCTCTCCGGCGGCTCGTTCTACTGCGACCCGTTCGGCTGGGTGCTGCGCGACGACGTGTCGGCGACCAACCCGAACATCTTCCAGTTCGCCAAGCCCGGCACCGGCAAGTCCGGCACCACCAAGGCGTTCTGCACCCGGATGATGCCCTTCGGCTACCGCACCCTGGTCTTGGGTGACCCCAAGGACGAGTACGAGTCGCTGTGCCGCGCGCTCGGTGTCGAGCCGTTCGTCATCGCCCCCGGCTTCTGGGCACGAATCAACCCCCTGGCCATGGGCCCGCTCGGCCACGACTGGGAGAAGCTCTCGGCCGAGGAAGCCCAACGGCGCACGACGATCATCTTCAAGCGCTGGCTGGTCCTGATCCGCGGCCTGGTCGGCAGCATGAAGCTCGACGACCAGCGCCGAGTGCCGTTCGGGCCCGACGAGAGCGACGTCGTCCGCAACGCCTTGGCGATCCTCACCGGCTACGCCGCCGGCAACTCGATCCTCACCGAGACCACCATCCCGCGGCTGTGGGACCTGCTGCGCAACCCCACCGAGGAACTCGTCCGGGCGTGCGAGTACGGGAACACCCGCCAGTTCCTCGACCAGACCCGGCTGCTGCGCAACGCGCTCGGTGAGCTGGTCACCGGCACCCTGGCCGGCCTCTTCGACGACTTCACCAACATCGAGGTCGACTGGCGCGCCCCGATCCAGTCGTTCAGCCTCTCCCGGCTCGACGGCCTCGGGGACGAGGCCGTGGGCATCGCGCTGCTGTGCATGAACTCCTGGGGCCGCGGGCTGCGCGAGATCGCCGAGCCCGGCGACCTGCGCATCGTCGTGCGCGACGAGGTCTGGAAGCAGATGCGCCTCGGCGTCTCCGCGGTAATGAGCTTCGACGCCGACCTGCGGCTCTCGCGCGGCATGGCCGGCAAGGGCGGCGACATCCAGTTCGCCAACCTCCACAAGCCCTCCGACCTGCTCTCGGTCGGCGATGCCGACTCCCAGGCCGCGATGATCGCCAAGGACCTCCTCGAACTGGCCGACATCAAGATCCTCGGCGGGCAGAAGCCGCGCGTCGCGCGCGAGCTCGACTCGATGCTCGGCTTCGGCCCGATCGCCCAGGACCTCGTCTCCGGGTGGGCGATGCAGGACAAGGGCCGCGCGCTGTGGTGCGTCGGAGACGCCACCTACAAGGTCCAGACGGTGCTCCACCCGCTGGAGAAGAAGCTCTACTACACCAACGAGGCCATCGAGGCCGCCGGCTGA
- a CDS encoding SCO6880 family protein: MTIYADYQRDRIGWFFGLSGGQLMFLALASLPAFWAISRGAWFSAFLFALVWLFLLAITVVPVRGRSATGWVFASTMYAVGGLLGWTSFRAKATEGRAEDLDTPDLPGVLQGIKIHDGPPHGSQLQRVGVIHDDATKTWAVTASIVHPGIGMKDTEERSRYGEALAGLLDVAGRTEKVDEILFMVRTVPEDGAERDLWVNKHRRDNAPQLSEVVNSDLAVGLTQASVRTEQFVTIVVPETRIARSAKESGGGFEGRCRELYLLMAEIEAQLRGPMGMTSVRWLTSPELALASRTGFAPGDRAGIVEALAMREKDPSVNADVPWALAGPSGADATVRHYSHDAWNSISSTIKLPTRGVAMGALAPILTPSESGERRSFVVSFPIVSQSKADRQSGNAEWAADLAEGMNEKLGRKTRAKQRDEAHKARGLDAKLAHGNALVRPYAVCTVTVPKTLRITEFGRRLDASIRRAGFAPLRLDLAQDVGFAASTIPVGMSLTRSGDA, encoded by the coding sequence ATGACCATCTACGCCGACTACCAGCGCGACCGCATCGGCTGGTTCTTCGGCCTCTCCGGAGGCCAGCTGATGTTCCTGGCGCTGGCCAGCCTGCCGGCGTTCTGGGCGATCAGCCGCGGAGCGTGGTTCTCTGCGTTCCTGTTCGCCCTGGTCTGGCTGTTCCTGCTGGCCATCACCGTCGTCCCGGTCCGGGGCCGCTCGGCCACGGGCTGGGTGTTCGCCTCGACGATGTACGCCGTCGGCGGGCTGCTCGGCTGGACCTCGTTCCGTGCCAAGGCCACCGAGGGCCGCGCCGAGGACCTCGACACCCCCGATCTCCCCGGGGTGCTGCAGGGCATCAAGATCCACGACGGCCCGCCGCACGGCTCCCAGCTGCAGCGGGTCGGAGTGATCCACGATGACGCGACGAAGACCTGGGCAGTCACCGCCTCGATCGTCCACCCCGGCATCGGCATGAAGGACACCGAGGAGCGCAGCCGTTACGGCGAGGCGCTGGCCGGGCTGCTCGACGTCGCCGGCCGCACCGAGAAGGTCGACGAGATCCTGTTCATGGTCCGCACCGTCCCCGAGGACGGCGCCGAGCGCGATCTGTGGGTCAACAAGCACCGCCGCGACAACGCCCCCCAGCTGTCCGAGGTCGTCAACAGCGACCTCGCGGTGGGCCTCACGCAGGCGTCGGTGCGCACCGAGCAGTTCGTGACAATCGTCGTCCCGGAGACCCGGATCGCCCGGTCGGCCAAGGAGTCCGGGGGCGGCTTCGAGGGCCGCTGCCGCGAGCTCTACCTGCTCATGGCCGAGATCGAGGCCCAGCTGCGGGGCCCGATGGGGATGACGTCGGTCCGCTGGCTCACCTCGCCGGAGCTCGCCCTGGCGTCCCGGACCGGGTTCGCCCCAGGCGATCGCGCCGGCATCGTCGAGGCCCTCGCCATGCGGGAGAAGGACCCGAGCGTGAACGCCGACGTCCCGTGGGCGCTGGCCGGGCCCTCGGGCGCGGATGCGACGGTGCGGCACTACAGCCACGACGCGTGGAACTCGATCAGTTCCACCATCAAGCTCCCGACCCGCGGCGTGGCGATGGGCGCCCTGGCGCCGATCCTCACCCCGAGCGAGTCCGGTGAGCGGCGCTCGTTCGTCGTCTCCTTCCCGATCGTGTCCCAGTCCAAGGCCGACCGGCAGTCCGGCAACGCCGAGTGGGCCGCAGACCTGGCTGAGGGGATGAACGAGAAGCTCGGCCGCAAGACCCGTGCCAAGCAGCGCGACGAGGCCCACAAGGCCCGCGGCCTGGACGCCAAGCTGGCCCACGGCAACGCGCTGGTCCGGCCTTACGCGGTGTGCACGGTCACGGTTCCCAAGACGCTGCGGATCACCGAGTTCGGCCGTCGCCTGGACGCCTCGATCCGACGCGCCGGGTTTGCGCCCCTGCGGCTCGACCTGGCCCAGGACGTCGGTTTCGCCGCCTCGACCATCCCCGTCGGGATGAGCCTGACCCGGAGCGGAGACGCCTGA